One part of the Dyadobacter sp. 676 genome encodes these proteins:
- the treZ gene encoding malto-oligosyltrehalose trehalohydrolase — MRITGANYSTGHCKFSVWAPEKETMRLALAGRAPVAMQKNEEGYFETELRDVGPGARYRFIPDDGSGYPDPASHFQPDGVHGDSEVVDHNAFKWTDNAWHGLPLKDLIFYEIHTGTFTQEGTFEGIISKLDYLAGLGVNAIELMPVCQFPGGRNWGYDMVFPYAVQNSYGGPDGLKALVDAAHAKGLAVFLDVVFNHVGPEGNYLPQFGPYFTDQYATPWGNAINLDGTWSDGVRNYFCNAILHWYEHYHIDGLRVDAVHMMFDNGAVHFWELVSEKLGELRQRLGRNFYLIAECDLNSPRVVKSPENGGWGFQAQWLDDFHHALYVLLDERGRDRYEDFGSIRQWAKAYTDGFVHSGEYVRFRKRRHGASSAGIPGDKFVVFNQNHDQVGNRVGGERLSMLVSFERQKIAAAAILLAPYLPMLFMGEEYGAKTPFFYFVSHSDEELIRKVVEGRRKEFENYNWEKDPPNPQDEDTFRQSKLDWSETGEAAQAILLRWHQSLIILRKTHPALRQFAKNDVAVDVIGTRCLVLYRRSADQTRELACVFNLGDEGVEVPLPENGKEWVKVLDSGDAEWGGELKPGEGSNRLEGAPKVVVGKQGVVILDSIAS; from the coding sequence ATGCGCATTACAGGTGCAAACTACTCCACAGGACATTGCAAATTCTCGGTTTGGGCCCCCGAAAAAGAAACGATGCGGCTCGCGCTGGCCGGTCGCGCGCCGGTGGCGATGCAAAAAAACGAAGAAGGGTATTTCGAAACGGAGCTCCGGGACGTCGGACCAGGCGCCCGATACCGGTTTATCCCCGATGACGGGAGCGGCTACCCCGACCCGGCATCCCATTTCCAACCCGACGGAGTCCACGGCGATTCCGAGGTTGTCGACCACAACGCTTTCAAGTGGACTGACAATGCCTGGCACGGCCTGCCGTTGAAAGATCTCATCTTCTACGAGATCCACACAGGTACCTTCACGCAGGAAGGTACATTTGAAGGTATTATTTCAAAACTCGATTACCTCGCCGGGCTCGGCGTGAATGCGATCGAACTCATGCCCGTGTGCCAGTTTCCCGGAGGGCGGAACTGGGGTTACGATATGGTGTTTCCCTACGCCGTGCAAAACAGCTACGGCGGTCCGGACGGCCTTAAAGCATTGGTGGATGCCGCACATGCGAAGGGACTGGCCGTTTTCCTTGACGTGGTGTTCAACCACGTAGGCCCGGAAGGTAACTATCTGCCGCAATTCGGGCCCTATTTCACAGACCAATACGCTACCCCGTGGGGCAATGCGATCAACCTGGACGGTACCTGGTCGGATGGCGTCCGCAACTATTTCTGCAACGCGATCCTGCATTGGTACGAGCATTACCATATCGATGGCCTGCGCGTGGATGCGGTGCATATGATGTTCGATAACGGCGCCGTACATTTCTGGGAACTTGTTTCGGAAAAGCTCGGTGAACTCCGGCAGCGCCTCGGCCGCAATTTTTACCTTATCGCCGAATGCGACCTGAATAGTCCCAGGGTCGTAAAATCGCCTGAAAACGGCGGCTGGGGTTTTCAGGCGCAATGGCTGGACGATTTTCACCACGCATTGTACGTTTTGCTCGACGAGCGCGGCCGCGACCGGTACGAAGACTTCGGCAGTATCCGGCAATGGGCCAAGGCTTACACCGATGGTTTTGTCCACAGCGGGGAATACGTCAGGTTCCGCAAGCGCAGGCACGGCGCATCGTCCGCCGGTATTCCAGGCGATAAATTCGTGGTATTCAATCAGAACCACGATCAGGTCGGCAACCGGGTAGGTGGCGAAAGGCTCAGTATGCTGGTGAGTTTTGAAAGACAGAAGATAGCTGCCGCCGCCATACTGCTGGCGCCGTACCTGCCTATGCTTTTCATGGGGGAGGAATATGGTGCAAAAACACCGTTTTTCTACTTCGTAAGCCACTCGGATGAGGAGCTGATCCGGAAAGTCGTGGAAGGGCGAAGGAAGGAGTTCGAGAATTACAATTGGGAAAAAGACCCGCCCAACCCGCAGGATGAGGACACTTTCCGTCAGTCGAAACTGGACTGGTCGGAGACCGGCGAAGCCGCGCAAGCCATTTTGCTCCGCTGGCACCAGTCGCTGATTATCCTGCGAAAAACCCACCCCGCGTTGCGCCAATTCGCAAAAAACGATGTCGCTGTCGATGTAATCGGAACGCGTTGCCTGGTACTGTACCGCAGGAGCGCCGATCAGACGCGGGAACTTGCATGTGTGTTCAACCTGGGCGATGAAGGTGTGGAAGTGCCCCTGCCTGAAAATGGAAAGGAGTGGGTAAAAGTGCTGGATTCCGGCGATGCGGAGTGGGGCGGTGAATTAAAACCCGGCGAAGGAAGCAACCGTTTGGAAGGAGCGCCGAAGGTGGTTGTCGGGAAACAGGGCGTGGTAATATTGGATTCGATCGCATCGTAA
- a CDS encoding two-component regulator propeller domain-containing protein, giving the protein MAEKWLMRVRKCGFERLWPAFLLVASLVAMRGHAAGEATGRVLRYSIRDGLSFGVVNSITQDKDGLMWFATGDGVSRFDGTAFKNFKYDQGDPHSLPGNYVKSIICDANGTIWVSSRDGIGEFVPAAQRFNRYKPSQNKSGAGDDVSDISQGSRDRLWLALNGSGFASFDTRNHRFTFYNQQTLPGLFTNSVLNVFEDSQGMLWLGSRDSGVEVWKPGAAGKLVRAGIGPDGVPSARINAIYEDHLRNVWIASSRGLILYKRKEGRFYDLHIDTFHNSDIYLSVIEDHQENLLIGVQDGGLYRLRLSQMASRTPDALVFEQVRDKDSKGITQRSVQSLYIDIDRNIWLGTYGEGAYLISAIPEKFRKFEQKTIDARAESYLRYYGMCADRDGNLWIGTDGEGIYKTTASGEILKHYAAGPRAGQLPDGAVIAAHRDRQDRLWFGTYSKGLVRYDPATDSFKRYAHEPSDPRSLGRNDVRVIYQDKRKNIWVGTNGGGIGLLDERTGKFRNFVPSNSSINANDVRAIAEDKYGNLWIGTYGGGLNYLNTRTMQFVSWFNAPGKEPYLSNRIIFSLYMDPLDRLWIGSEGNGLLLFDTRAKNVRFFDEKRGLASNVINAIQPEGTGKVWVSTNKGLSRIDSQTGLIENFDTSHGLQGGQFNPGSALFNAKSGMMSFGGTEGWNLFDPGQVSASRYQPKVMISGMRIFGKDREGNRSVSLYEYLGKARRFSIKPDQPVFTIDYTALNYAYPELTRYAYMLEGLDKDWNYVGNERSASYRYLPSGNYEFKVKVANQDGVWFDDYASLPIRVMPPWYQSWWAYMLYLLTVGLVLYYYQQYKLGQEKMKYEVQLAHLETRQQMELNEKKLSFFTNVSHEFRTPLTLIINPIREMIQAGNADGSTHIIYRNAKRLLSLVDQLLLFRKADQQTDQLKPAVHNLPQLVTEVFQCFLHQAEQKHIRYELALPDSEVEVVCDWEKIEIAIFNLISNALKFTPEHGTVRVNVLDLDARAGIVVSDTGRGIPADAGEDIFKVFHQYADRRFAAKGGFGIGLYLAKTFVEQHFGELKYESELDRGTTFHVMLWKNHPELASNAKDSETRGSVLLEELSEAVMPGNAAVVPGWQAGLLDMKAPSSESHTMLVVDDDPEIRQYLGAIFSGKYKMFEAGSGEDGLELVRRHLPDIVISDVMMGGTSGIELCRQMKLDMALSHIPVILLTASTSQDVRLKGIEGGADDYIGKPFDKDILVARVASILRNRNDLQRYFYNEITLRTSDFKISAEYKEFLDSCIRIVENHITDPAFNVKVLASEIGMSHSALYNRIKSISGQSATSFVRFIRLRKAAQLLITTDITISETAFSVGINDIRYFREHFQKLFGMKPSDYVKKFRKPFHERITIDKDIFRGKSV; this is encoded by the coding sequence ATGGCGGAAAAGTGGCTTATGCGGGTGAGGAAATGCGGGTTTGAGAGGCTTTGGCCGGCTTTTCTGCTCGTGGCAAGCTTAGTGGCCATGCGCGGCCACGCCGCGGGCGAGGCAACCGGCCGCGTGCTGCGCTATTCGATCCGCGACGGGTTGTCTTTCGGAGTGGTGAACAGCATTACGCAGGACAAGGATGGTCTGATGTGGTTCGCCACAGGCGATGGCGTGAGCCGGTTCGACGGCACCGCATTCAAAAATTTCAAATACGATCAGGGCGATCCGCATAGTTTGCCGGGAAACTATGTGAAATCCATTATTTGTGACGCAAACGGTACGATATGGGTATCTTCCCGGGACGGGATCGGCGAGTTTGTGCCCGCTGCACAGCGTTTCAACCGGTATAAACCTTCACAGAACAAAAGCGGGGCCGGGGACGACGTGAGCGACATCAGCCAGGGCTCGCGCGACCGCCTTTGGCTGGCGCTGAACGGTTCCGGCTTCGCATCGTTCGACACCCGGAACCACCGGTTTACCTTCTACAACCAGCAAACGTTACCGGGACTTTTCACCAATTCCGTTCTGAATGTTTTCGAAGATTCACAGGGAATGCTCTGGCTGGGCTCGCGCGACAGCGGGGTGGAGGTCTGGAAACCCGGTGCTGCCGGAAAACTGGTCAGAGCCGGCATCGGTCCGGACGGGGTGCCTTCCGCACGGATCAACGCCATTTACGAAGACCACCTGCGAAACGTATGGATTGCATCGTCGCGCGGTTTGATCCTTTACAAAAGAAAGGAAGGACGGTTTTACGATCTGCATATCGATACCTTTCATAACAGCGACATCTACCTCTCCGTGATCGAGGACCATCAGGAAAACCTGCTCATAGGCGTGCAGGACGGCGGTCTTTACCGGTTGAGGTTGTCTCAAATGGCCTCGCGTACGCCCGATGCGCTCGTTTTCGAGCAAGTCAGGGATAAGGACAGCAAAGGCATCACCCAGCGTTCGGTGCAATCGCTGTATATCGACATCGACCGGAACATATGGCTGGGAACCTACGGCGAGGGCGCCTACCTGATCAGCGCCATTCCCGAGAAGTTCCGGAAATTCGAACAGAAAACCATCGATGCGCGCGCCGAGAGCTATCTCAGATATTACGGCATGTGCGCCGACAGGGACGGAAACCTCTGGATCGGTACGGATGGCGAGGGGATTTACAAAACGACCGCTTCGGGCGAGATTTTAAAGCATTATGCCGCGGGACCACGGGCAGGGCAGCTTCCCGACGGGGCCGTCATCGCCGCTCACCGCGACCGGCAGGACCGTCTGTGGTTCGGGACTTATTCCAAAGGGCTCGTCCGGTACGATCCCGCGACGGACAGTTTCAAACGCTACGCGCACGAGCCGTCGGACCCTCGTTCGCTGGGCAGGAATGATGTGCGTGTTATTTACCAGGACAAACGGAAGAATATCTGGGTAGGTACGAACGGGGGAGGTATCGGCCTGCTCGACGAACGGACAGGTAAGTTTCGCAATTTTGTCCCTTCCAACAGTTCCATCAATGCCAACGACGTCCGTGCGATCGCCGAGGACAAGTATGGCAACCTTTGGATCGGGACCTACGGCGGAGGGCTGAATTACCTGAATACGCGCACCATGCAGTTCGTTTCATGGTTCAATGCGCCGGGAAAGGAACCTTACCTGTCCAACCGCATTATATTTTCGTTGTATATGGACCCGCTCGACCGGCTATGGATCGGTTCGGAAGGAAACGGCCTGCTGCTGTTCGATACGCGGGCGAAAAACGTGCGTTTCTTCGACGAGAAGCGCGGACTGGCGAGTAATGTGATCAACGCGATCCAGCCGGAAGGCACCGGCAAGGTTTGGGTGAGCACCAATAAGGGGCTTTCCCGGATCGATTCGCAAACCGGCCTGATCGAGAACTTCGATACCAGCCACGGTTTGCAGGGAGGGCAGTTCAATCCCGGCTCCGCCCTTTTCAACGCGAAAAGCGGCATGATGAGCTTCGGGGGAACCGAAGGCTGGAACCTTTTCGATCCGGGTCAGGTAAGCGCGTCGCGGTACCAGCCCAAGGTGATGATCAGCGGGATGCGGATATTCGGTAAGGACCGGGAGGGCAACCGGTCTGTTTCGCTTTATGAATACCTGGGCAAAGCCAGGCGGTTTTCCATTAAACCCGACCAGCCCGTGTTCACCATCGATTACACCGCATTGAACTACGCCTACCCCGAACTTACGCGCTATGCCTATATGCTCGAAGGGCTCGATAAGGACTGGAATTATGTCGGGAACGAGCGTTCGGCGAGTTACCGTTATCTGCCATCCGGGAATTATGAGTTTAAAGTAAAAGTAGCAAATCAGGACGGCGTCTGGTTCGACGATTACGCCTCGCTGCCGATCCGGGTAATGCCGCCGTGGTACCAGAGCTGGTGGGCGTACATGTTGTATCTCCTGACCGTCGGGCTGGTGCTCTATTACTATCAGCAATACAAACTCGGGCAGGAAAAGATGAAATACGAGGTCCAGCTGGCGCATTTGGAAACCCGCCAGCAAATGGAGCTGAACGAGAAGAAGCTTTCGTTTTTTACCAACGTGTCGCACGAATTCCGGACGCCTCTGACGTTGATCATCAACCCGATCCGGGAAATGATACAGGCCGGGAACGCCGACGGAAGCACCCATATCATTTACAGGAATGCGAAAAGGCTGCTCAGCCTGGTGGACCAGCTGCTGCTGTTCCGCAAGGCCGATCAGCAGACCGATCAGCTCAAACCCGCTGTGCACAATCTGCCTCAGCTTGTTACCGAAGTGTTTCAATGCTTTTTGCACCAGGCAGAGCAGAAACATATCCGTTATGAACTGGCCCTGCCCGATTCCGAGGTGGAAGTGGTCTGTGATTGGGAAAAGATCGAGATAGCCATATTCAACCTGATTTCCAATGCCTTGAAATTCACGCCCGAGCATGGCACGGTGCGTGTGAATGTGCTCGACCTGGATGCCAGGGCCGGGATTGTAGTGAGCGACACCGGTCGGGGTATTCCGGCCGATGCGGGTGAGGACATTTTCAAAGTGTTTCACCAGTATGCCGACCGCCGTTTCGCGGCGAAGGGCGGTTTTGGAATTGGATTATACCTGGCTAAAACGTTTGTCGAACAGCATTTCGGAGAACTGAAATACGAATCGGAGCTGGACCGGGGAACGACCTTCCATGTGATGCTCTGGAAAAACCATCCCGAACTCGCGTCCAACGCAAAGGACAGCGAAACGCGCGGCTCGGTATTGCTGGAAGAGCTATCCGAGGCCGTCATGCCGGGTAATGCGGCCGTCGTACCTGGCTGGCAGGCCGGACTGCTTGACATGAAGGCGCCTTCGTCGGAGAGCCATACGATGCTGGTCGTAGACGACGACCCGGAGATCAGGCAATATCTCGGGGCTATTTTCTCGGGAAAATACAAAATGTTCGAAGCCGGGAGCGGGGAGGATGGACTGGAACTCGTGCGCAGGCATCTGCCTGACATTGTGATCAGCGACGTGATGATGGGCGGCACGTCGGGCATCGAGCTCTGCCGGCAAATGAAGCTGGATATGGCTTTGAGTCACATACCGGTGATCCTGCTTACCGCGAGCACATCGCAGGACGTTCGCCTGAAAGGGATCGAGGGCGGGGCCGACGATTACATCGGCAAACCGTTCGACAAAGACATTCTTGTGGCGCGTGTGGCGTCCATTCTCCGCAACCGCAACGATTTGCAACGCTATTTTTACAACGAAATCACATTGCGGACGAGCGATTTCAAGATTTCCGCCGAATACAAGGAGTTTCTCGACAGTTGCATCCGCATTGTCGAAAACCACATTACCGACCCCGCATTCAATGTGAAAGTGCTGGCTTCCGAGATCGGAATGAGCCATTCCGCGCTTTATAACCGCATCAAATCCATTTCCGGGCAGTCGGCGACGAGTTTTGTACGTTTTATACGCTTGCGCAAGGCGGCGCAGCTGCTTATTACTACCGATATTACGATCAGCGAGACGGCATTCAGCGTCGGTATAAACGACATCCGTTATTTCCGCGAGCATTTCCAGAAACTGTTCGGGATGAAGCCTTCCGATTATGTGAAGAAATTCAGAAAGCCATTCCACGAGCGGATCACCATTGACAAGGATATTTTCAGGGGAAAGTCGGTGTAG
- a CDS encoding TonB-dependent receptor encodes MKKTFYRGDGPGDRPVLGATVQTAGSPTSGARSALQATCLLLLLALTSFSVFAQNTFTVKGTVTAENGEGLPGASVILKGTSTGTTTDVDGRYSLNVPDGNGTLVFTYIGYLNQEIAIGNRSQLDVKLAPNDKTLDEIVVVGYGTQKKATLTGSVSEVKGADIVKSPQPNLSNSLAGRFSGFVANNRGGEPGYDGSSYTVRGFATTGNNDVLIVVDGIPGQVGGLDRLDPNDIESISILKDASAAVYGSRAANGVILVTTKRGTTGKPVISYSFNQGFSSPTRLPRLADAATYATIMNEIDYYNNPAGGMNQHYSADEIEKFRNGSDPLNYPNTDWQKETLKNFALQNQHSLAINGGTDNVKYYASLGTIYQDGLYKNGATKYKQYNFRSNIDANVTKDFKVSLGLSGRQENRAFPISSAGNTFRSIYRAYPTVIARYPNGYYSTGVENQNPVVLGTDMGGTVSNPMSVFNGILRASYNLPFADGLSVDGFYSVDKSFNFSKTFSIPYTLYNYDKNTGAYTGVVTGGSAGAASLNQSQENITNITQNLRLNYLKTFGKHNINAFVAYEQNKRNEAKFGASRINFPTASTPELSQGGAAATDKNNSGSSYNFTRRSYIGRLAYNYNEKYLAEVQARVDGSSIFPKGKQYGFFPSVSAGYRISEEDWFKNSVSFIDDLKFRASYGTLGNDNVGQFQFYNNYSFVNQYVLGNNVISPGIDLTKLANPNITWETSKKLDIGLNAVFLKNFNIEVIYFKQKRSDILAARNASIPNTSGIVNPFKTNDNTPLVPDENLGKVNNSGVEATLGYNHPGRFRYNISGNITYAKSKVIFIDEAPGALEYQRQTGGPLYTNLLYNTLGIFRTQADLDAYPHVQGAQPGDLILEDYNKDGKITADDQVRSKYGNVPLLTYGLTFNAGYDAFDLAVVFAGQGMVSQYVLPESGQVGNFYSSWADNRWSPSNPEGTFPRVDTRASSSINGGLYANNFWLNNSSFLRLKNVELGYTLPKDALAKLKISSLRIYASAFNLFTITGVKDYDPEGNSTSGQFYPQQRILNLGLNLKF; translated from the coding sequence ATGAAAAAAACTTTTTACAGAGGTGACGGGCCAGGCGACAGGCCAGTCCTCGGGGCGACCGTGCAAACCGCCGGCAGTCCCACTTCAGGTGCCCGTTCCGCCTTGCAGGCGACGTGCCTTCTGCTGCTCCTCGCACTGACCTCCTTTTCAGTATTTGCTCAAAATACATTTACCGTGAAAGGGACCGTGACCGCCGAAAACGGCGAAGGCCTGCCCGGTGCCAGCGTGATCCTTAAAGGTACTTCCACCGGAACGACCACCGATGTGGATGGCAGGTACTCGCTGAATGTGCCGGACGGCAACGGCACGCTCGTTTTTACCTACATCGGCTACCTGAACCAGGAAATTGCGATCGGTAACCGCTCCCAGCTCGACGTGAAACTGGCCCCCAACGACAAAACGCTCGACGAAATCGTGGTGGTAGGTTACGGTACGCAAAAGAAGGCTACCCTGACGGGCTCCGTTTCGGAGGTGAAAGGGGCCGATATCGTGAAAAGCCCGCAACCAAACCTTTCCAACTCGCTCGCGGGCCGTTTTTCCGGTTTCGTCGCCAATAACCGCGGCGGCGAGCCGGGGTACGATGGTTCGAGCTATACCGTGCGGGGGTTTGCAACGACAGGTAATAATGATGTGCTGATCGTCGTGGACGGTATTCCCGGACAGGTGGGTGGCCTCGACCGCCTCGACCCGAACGATATCGAGAGCATTTCGATCCTGAAAGACGCTTCGGCGGCGGTTTACGGCAGCCGCGCGGCGAACGGGGTAATCCTGGTAACGACCAAACGCGGCACTACCGGCAAACCGGTGATTTCTTACAGCTTCAACCAGGGCTTTTCGTCGCCCACGCGCCTGCCCAGGCTGGCGGATGCGGCTACTTACGCGACGATCATGAACGAAATCGACTATTATAACAACCCGGCGGGCGGGATGAACCAGCATTACAGTGCGGATGAGATCGAGAAGTTCCGCAACGGTTCCGATCCCCTTAATTATCCCAATACGGACTGGCAAAAGGAGACTCTCAAAAATTTCGCGTTGCAAAACCAGCACAGCCTCGCCATCAATGGCGGTACCGATAATGTGAAATATTATGCCTCGCTCGGGACGATTTACCAGGATGGATTGTACAAGAACGGCGCCACCAAATACAAGCAATACAACTTCCGCTCCAATATCGACGCGAATGTGACGAAGGATTTCAAGGTGAGCCTTGGCCTTTCGGGACGGCAGGAGAACCGCGCTTTCCCGATTTCTTCCGCGGGAAACACGTTTCGTTCGATCTACCGCGCATACCCGACGGTGATCGCCCGGTACCCCAACGGCTATTACTCCACCGGCGTGGAAAACCAGAACCCGGTTGTGCTCGGCACGGATATGGGCGGGACTGTCAGCAACCCCATGTCCGTATTCAACGGCATTCTGCGGGCGAGCTACAACCTGCCGTTTGCCGACGGGCTTTCCGTGGATGGTTTTTATTCGGTGGATAAGTCGTTCAACTTTTCGAAGACGTTCAGCATTCCCTACACGCTTTACAACTACGATAAGAACACCGGCGCCTACACAGGCGTAGTAACGGGCGGTTCGGCGGGGGCGGCTTCATTGAACCAGTCGCAGGAGAACATTACCAACATCACCCAAAACCTGCGTTTGAACTACCTCAAAACGTTCGGCAAACACAATATCAATGCGTTCGTCGCTTACGAGCAGAACAAGCGTAACGAAGCCAAATTCGGAGCCTCGCGGATCAATTTCCCGACGGCCTCCACACCCGAACTTTCACAGGGCGGCGCCGCGGCTACGGACAAGAACAACTCCGGCAGCAGCTACAACTTTACGCGTCGCAGCTACATTGGCCGTCTGGCATACAATTACAACGAGAAATACCTCGCCGAGGTCCAGGCGCGCGTCGACGGATCGTCGATTTTTCCCAAAGGCAAGCAGTACGGTTTCTTCCCGTCGGTTTCGGCAGGCTACCGCATTTCGGAAGAGGATTGGTTCAAAAACAGCGTGAGTTTCATCGACGATCTGAAATTCCGCGCTTCCTACGGAACATTGGGTAATGACAATGTGGGCCAGTTCCAGTTTTACAACAACTATTCCTTCGTGAACCAGTACGTACTGGGCAACAACGTGATCTCGCCGGGAATCGACCTGACCAAGCTCGCGAACCCGAACATTACCTGGGAAACTTCGAAAAAACTGGATATCGGCTTGAATGCGGTGTTCCTGAAAAACTTCAATATCGAGGTGATTTATTTCAAACAGAAGAGGTCCGATATCCTGGCTGCGAGAAATGCTTCCATTCCGAACACTTCCGGCATCGTGAACCCATTTAAAACCAACGACAACACGCCGCTGGTACCTGACGAAAACCTGGGTAAAGTAAATAACAGCGGGGTAGAGGCGACATTGGGCTATAACCACCCCGGCAGGTTCCGCTACAACATTTCGGGAAATATTACCTACGCGAAAAGCAAAGTTATTTTTATCGACGAGGCACCGGGAGCGCTTGAATACCAGCGTCAGACCGGCGGGCCGCTTTATACCAACCTGCTTTACAATACCCTCGGGATCTTCCGTACGCAGGCCGATCTGGACGCCTACCCGCACGTACAAGGCGCGCAGCCGGGTGATCTGATCCTCGAAGATTACAACAAGGACGGCAAAATCACCGCCGACGATCAGGTGCGCAGCAAATATGGCAATGTGCCGTTGCTGACCTACGGCCTGACGTTCAATGCGGGTTACGACGCATTCGACCTTGCCGTGGTATTTGCCGGGCAAGGTATGGTGAGCCAGTACGTGCTGCCGGAATCGGGGCAGGTAGGGAACTTTTACAGCAGCTGGGCCGATAACCGCTGGAGTCCTTCAAACCCGGAGGGCACATTCCCGCGTGTCGACACCCGCGCTTCCTCGTCGATCAACGGCGGCTTGTACGCCAATAACTTCTGGCTGAACAACTCGTCGTTCCTCCGGTTGAAAAACGTGGAGCTGGGTTATACGCTGCCAAAAGACGCATTGGCGAAGCTTAAAATTTCGTCGCTGCGCATTTATGCGAGCGCGTTCAACCTGTTCACCATTACCGGCGTGAAGGACTATGACCCGGAAGGTAACAGTACGAGCGGCCAGTTTTATCCGCAGCAGCGTATTCTGAACCTCGGCCTCAATCTCAAATTTTAA
- a CDS encoding RagB/SusD family nutrient uptake outer membrane protein, with protein sequence MNIKSLKLPVLATAMLFSLFACDQNFLDVVPTDRVSDASILSDSVLFEAYVTNRYMGVRLADKEAEGTLPGFGRGFEYAMWSSVTDESIYNNDDNTWLIQRGQIAPENTGIAGTFWGRSYRSIREINYALANIDQVPMSAGRRSRLKGELQFIRAFRYHDLIRNYGRVVLLGDKVYQINDDLTNPELFRRTDIKAGLDYTIAQLDEAAALLPASNDNNTWKLGRATKGAALALKSRLALYAASPLYNAGTWQQAAAAAKAVMDLNKYSLYTGGYGNLFTTTDNPEVIFSRLYAVGARHVCLEIANGPNGYNAWGGNVPVQNLVDDYEMMDGTRITDTNTSYDPKNPYKNRDPRFYATILYNGASYRGSTVETFTPGGKDSKDGPSNWNTSKTGYYLKKFMNDNLPIDNPWDVAGTQTWIYFRYAEILLNYAEAQNEAAGPDAGVYAAVNAVRQRTGVNMPALPAGLTQAQMRERIRNERRIELAFEEHRFYDVRRWKIANTTENVPAYGVEVGKSGNTFTYTRKEALTGRSFADKQYWLPIPRTEIQASNNQLEQNPGY encoded by the coding sequence ATGAATATAAAAAGCTTAAAACTACCCGTTCTGGCAACGGCGATGCTGTTCTCGCTGTTTGCCTGTGACCAGAATTTCCTGGACGTGGTGCCGACGGACCGTGTTTCCGATGCGTCCATTCTCTCCGACTCGGTACTTTTTGAAGCCTATGTAACGAACCGCTACATGGGCGTGCGACTGGCCGACAAGGAAGCGGAGGGTACCCTGCCCGGCTTCGGCCGCGGCTTCGAATACGCGATGTGGTCGTCGGTGACCGATGAATCGATTTATAATAACGACGATAATACCTGGCTCATCCAGCGCGGGCAGATCGCACCGGAGAACACCGGCATCGCGGGTACATTCTGGGGCCGGAGCTACCGCAGCATCCGCGAAATCAATTACGCGCTGGCCAATATCGATCAGGTGCCGATGAGCGCCGGCCGCAGAAGCCGTCTGAAGGGCGAATTGCAGTTCATCCGCGCATTCCGCTACCACGATCTGATCCGCAATTATGGCAGGGTGGTATTGCTGGGCGATAAAGTATACCAAATCAACGACGATCTGACCAACCCGGAACTCTTCCGGCGGACGGATATCAAAGCCGGACTTGACTATACCATAGCACAGCTCGACGAAGCGGCGGCGTTGCTGCCGGCCTCGAACGACAACAACACGTGGAAACTCGGCCGGGCAACGAAAGGTGCGGCACTGGCGTTGAAATCGCGGCTCGCTCTTTACGCGGCAAGCCCGCTTTACAACGCAGGGACGTGGCAGCAAGCGGCCGCGGCGGCCAAAGCCGTGATGGACCTGAACAAATACAGTCTCTATACCGGCGGTTACGGCAACCTTTTCACGACTACCGATAATCCGGAAGTGATTTTCAGTCGCCTGTACGCGGTAGGCGCACGCCACGTATGCCTTGAAATAGCGAACGGGCCCAATGGCTATAATGCATGGGGCGGTAACGTGCCGGTGCAGAACCTGGTGGACGATTACGAAATGATGGACGGCACCCGCATTACCGACACCAATACCAGTTACGATCCGAAAAACCCGTACAAAAACCGTGACCCGCGTTTTTATGCCACTATCCTCTACAATGGCGCCTCTTACCGTGGAAGCACTGTGGAAACGTTCACACCGGGTGGCAAGGACAGTAAAGACGGCCCTTCGAACTGGAATACGTCGAAGACAGGCTATTACCTGAAAAAATTCATGAACGACAATCTGCCGATCGACAACCCGTGGGACGTGGCCGGTACGCAAACCTGGATTTATTTCCGCTACGCCGAAATCCTGCTGAATTACGCGGAGGCGCAAAATGAAGCGGCCGGGCCCGATGCGGGCGTTTATGCCGCGGTGAACGCGGTTCGCCAGCGCACAGGCGTGAACATGCCCGCATTGCCCGCAGGGCTCACACAAGCGCAGATGCGAGAACGTATCCGCAACGAGCGCCGTATCGAGCTGGCTTTCGAGGAGCATCGTTTTTATGATGTACGCCGCTGGAAAATCGCGAATACGACTGAAAATGTGCCCGCTTACGGCGTGGAAGTAGGGAAGAGCGGCAACACGTTCACCTACACCCGGAAAGAGGCGCTGACGGGCCGCAGCTTCGCCGACAAGCAATACTGGCTGCCGATCCCGCGTACCGAGATCCAGGCCTCGAACAACCAGCTCGAACAAAACCCGGGCTATTGA